In one Methylobacterium sp. SyP6R genomic region, the following are encoded:
- a CDS encoding ABC transporter substrate-binding protein produces MNPIRNASCLATALLGTALLGATLLAGPAAAQGGEKVRVGLMFTLSGPSAVLGEQGRDGFLLALDTLGKKLGGLDAEVVTVDDELKPDVATNKARELVKRDKVDFVVGPTFSNVLRAVVRPVTDSGAFLISPNAGTSNYAGAECNPNLFVSSYQNDQVHEVLGKYAQNKGYKRLVLLAPNYQAGKDSLAGFKHSYKGEVVNEMFTPLGQLDFSAELAQISAAQPDAVFAFMPGGMGVNLVRQYRQAGLSTIPFLSAFTVDESTLPAQKDAAVGYFGGANWAPDLDNPQSKAFVGAYEKKYGSVPGTYAMQAYDAALMIDAAVKRAKGDLKDKDAIRAGLKAAEFTSLRGNFKIGNNHYPIQDFYLVKAAKRADGKYETQIAEKIFSNYQDNYAAECKMK; encoded by the coding sequence ATGAATCCGATCCGGAACGCCAGCTGCCTCGCGACCGCGCTCCTGGGCACCGCGCTCCTGGGCGCCACGCTGCTGGCCGGCCCCGCCGCCGCGCAAGGAGGCGAGAAGGTCCGGGTCGGGCTGATGTTCACCCTGTCGGGTCCCTCGGCCGTGCTCGGCGAGCAGGGCCGCGACGGCTTCCTGCTGGCCCTCGACACCCTGGGCAAGAAGCTCGGCGGGCTCGACGCCGAGGTGGTGACGGTCGACGACGAGCTGAAGCCGGACGTCGCCACCAACAAGGCGCGGGAGCTGGTCAAGCGCGACAAGGTCGATTTCGTGGTCGGGCCGACCTTCTCCAACGTGCTGCGCGCGGTGGTGCGCCCGGTGACCGACAGTGGCGCCTTCCTGATCTCGCCCAATGCCGGCACGTCGAACTATGCCGGGGCGGAGTGCAACCCGAACCTGTTCGTCTCCTCCTACCAGAACGACCAGGTGCACGAGGTGCTGGGCAAGTACGCGCAGAACAAGGGCTACAAGCGCCTCGTCCTGCTGGCGCCGAACTACCAGGCGGGCAAGGATTCGCTCGCCGGCTTCAAGCATTCGTACAAGGGCGAGGTGGTGAACGAGATGTTCACCCCGCTCGGACAGCTCGACTTCTCGGCGGAACTGGCCCAGATCTCGGCGGCTCAGCCCGACGCGGTCTTCGCCTTCATGCCCGGCGGCATGGGCGTCAACCTGGTGCGCCAGTACCGCCAGGCGGGCCTCAGCACGATCCCGTTCCTCTCCGCCTTCACGGTCGACGAGAGCACCCTGCCGGCCCAGAAGGACGCGGCGGTGGGCTATTTCGGCGGCGCCAACTGGGCGCCCGACCTCGACAATCCGCAATCCAAGGCCTTCGTCGGCGCCTACGAGAAGAAGTACGGCAGCGTGCCGGGCACCTACGCCATGCAGGCCTACGACGCCGCCCTGATGATCGACGCCGCGGTCAAGCGCGCCAAGGGCGACCTCAAGGACAAGGATGCGATCCGCGCCGGCCTCAAGGCCGCCGAGTTCACCTCCCTGCGCGGCAATTTCAAGATCGGCAACAACCACTATCCGATCCAGGATTTCTACCTCGTCAAAGCGGCCAAGCGGGCGGACGGGAAGTATGAGACCCAGATCGCCGAAAAGATCTTTTCGAATTATCAGGACAATTATGCGGCCGAGTGCAAGATGAAGTGA
- a CDS encoding ABC transporter ATP-binding protein, with translation MTPLLSVRNLRKSYGALRVTDGVSLDVAAGELHAIIGPNGAGKTTLIHQLSGSLASDSGTVHLAGEDVTALPMTARVRRGLARSFQITSILDGFSVLENVALAVQARSGSSFRLFRPAASETALNAEALAALGRVGLADRASRRAGSLSHGEKRQLELAVALATKARLLLLDEPLAGTGPEESAILVGLMRELKSTHTIVLIEHDMDAVFALADRMSVLVYGRVIASGAPEAVRTDPAVRAAYLGEEEAA, from the coding sequence GTGACCCCGCTTCTCTCCGTCCGGAACCTCCGGAAATCCTACGGTGCCCTGAGGGTGACCGACGGCGTCAGCCTCGACGTCGCGGCGGGCGAATTGCACGCCATCATCGGCCCGAACGGCGCCGGCAAGACCACGCTGATCCACCAGCTGTCGGGCAGCCTTGCCAGCGATTCCGGCACCGTGCATCTCGCCGGCGAGGACGTGACGGCGCTGCCGATGACGGCGCGGGTGCGGCGGGGCCTCGCCCGCTCGTTCCAGATCACCTCGATCCTCGACGGGTTCTCGGTGCTGGAGAACGTGGCGCTCGCGGTCCAGGCCCGCTCCGGCTCGAGCTTCCGCCTCTTCCGCCCCGCGGCGAGCGAAACCGCGCTCAACGCCGAGGCGCTTGCCGCGCTCGGCCGCGTCGGCCTCGCCGACCGCGCCTCGCGCCGGGCCGGCAGCCTGTCGCATGGCGAGAAGCGCCAGCTCGAACTGGCGGTGGCGCTCGCGACGAAGGCCCGCCTGCTCCTCCTCGACGAGCCGCTCGCCGGCACCGGCCCGGAGGAATCGGCGATCCTGGTCGGGCTGATGCGCGAGCTGAAATCCACCCACACCATCGTGCTGATCGAGCACGACATGGACGCGGTGTTCGCGCTCGCCGACCGGATGAGCGTGCTGGTCTATGGCCGCGTCATCGCCAGCGGCGCGCCCGAGGCGGTCCGCACCGATCCGGCGGTGCGCGCCGCCTATCTCGGCGAGGAGGAGGCGGCCTGA
- a CDS encoding branched-chain amino acid ABC transporter permease: MLNLFLIQALNGVQLGILLFLVAAGLTLIFGVMDLINLAHGALYMIGAYLAATFTAATGSFGLGLLLALPATLAFSLALEVLVVRHLYGRDHLDQVLATFGLILILNEGVRIVWGAAPMSVPVPDALSGSVHLVGTLHYPLYRVAIIAAGLATALGLHLLVNHTRLGMRLRAGASNGPMVAALGIDIRRLFLVVFGLGAMLAGFAGAMVAPILSVDPGMGDSVLILTFVVIVIGGVGSVRGAFVAGLLVGLADQLGRTFGPILLRSVMDASAASQTGRTLAPMLIYILMAAILFFRPSGLFPARGAR, translated from the coding sequence ATGCTCAACCTGTTCCTGATCCAGGCGCTGAACGGCGTCCAGCTCGGCATCCTGCTGTTCCTGGTGGCGGCGGGGCTGACGCTGATCTTCGGGGTGATGGACCTCATCAACCTCGCCCACGGCGCGCTCTACATGATCGGCGCCTATCTCGCGGCGACGTTCACCGCCGCCACCGGCAGCTTCGGCCTCGGGCTGCTGCTGGCGCTGCCGGCGACGCTCGCCTTCAGCCTCGCCCTCGAAGTCCTGGTGGTGCGCCACCTCTACGGGCGCGACCACCTCGACCAGGTGCTCGCCACCTTCGGGCTGATCCTGATCCTCAACGAGGGCGTGCGGATCGTCTGGGGCGCTGCCCCGATGAGCGTGCCGGTGCCGGATGCCCTGTCGGGCTCGGTCCATCTCGTCGGCACCCTGCATTACCCGCTCTACCGGGTCGCGATCATCGCCGCCGGCCTCGCCACCGCGCTCGGCCTCCACCTCCTCGTCAACCACACCCGCCTCGGCATGCGGCTGCGGGCCGGCGCCAGCAACGGCCCGATGGTGGCGGCGCTCGGCATCGACATCCGCCGGCTGTTCCTGGTGGTGTTCGGGCTCGGCGCCATGCTGGCGGGCTTCGCCGGCGCGATGGTGGCGCCGATCCTGTCGGTCGATCCCGGCATGGGCGATTCGGTGCTGATCCTCACCTTCGTGGTCATCGTCATCGGCGGGGTCGGCTCGGTGCGGGGCGCCTTCGTGGCCGGCCTCCTCGTCGGTCTCGCCGACCAGCTCGGCCGCACCTTCGGGCCGATCCTGCTGCGCAGCGTCATGGATGCCTCCGCGGCCTCGCAGACCGGGCGGACGCTCGCCCCGATGCTGATCTACATCCTGATGGCGGCCATCCTGTTCTTCCGGCCCTCCGGCCTGTTTCCGGCGCGGGGGGCCCGATGA
- a CDS encoding branched-chain amino acid ABC transporter permease has translation MTALVARVTAEPPRRRAAFSGTALAGLVLAALAALPVAAEAAGLPFLVVTATRMMIFGLAALSLDLVLGYGAMVSFGHAAFIGLGAYAVGILDAHGIRDLAIQAPVAALVCALFALVTGAISLRTRGVYFIMITLAFGQMAYFFMVSLAPYGGDDGLPLSGRSTLFGMRLIEGDPALFYLVLAVLAVALLALRRVVASRFGRVLRGSRDNAVRMQAIGFSPLPYRLTAYVIAGAVAGLAGVLLANQAEFVSPAYMSWQRSGELIVMVVLGGMGTLIGPVVGAAALIALEEVLAHYSDHWRLGLGLMLVAVVLLSRGGLAGLAAKLGRRA, from the coding sequence ATGACCGCCCTCGTCGCCCGCGTCACCGCCGAGCCGCCCCGGCGCCGGGCCGCCTTCTCCGGCACGGCCCTCGCCGGGCTGGTCCTGGCGGCGCTCGCCGCCCTGCCGGTCGCGGCGGAGGCCGCCGGCCTGCCCTTCCTGGTCGTCACCGCGACCCGGATGATGATCTTCGGGCTCGCCGCCCTCTCCCTCGACCTCGTCCTCGGCTACGGCGCGATGGTGTCGTTCGGCCACGCCGCCTTCATCGGGCTCGGGGCCTACGCGGTCGGCATCCTCGACGCCCACGGCATCCGCGACTTGGCGATCCAGGCGCCGGTAGCGGCCCTCGTCTGCGCCCTCTTCGCCCTCGTCACCGGGGCGATCTCGCTTCGCACCCGCGGCGTCTACTTCATCATGATCACGCTGGCCTTCGGGCAGATGGCGTACTTCTTCATGGTCTCGCTCGCGCCCTACGGCGGCGACGACGGCTTGCCGCTCTCGGGCCGCTCGACCCTGTTCGGGATGCGGCTGATCGAGGGCGATCCGGCCCTGTTCTACCTCGTGCTGGCTGTGCTGGCGGTCGCGCTGCTGGCGTTGCGCCGCGTCGTCGCCTCGCGCTTCGGCCGGGTGCTGCGCGGCAGCCGCGACAACGCCGTGCGGATGCAGGCGATCGGCTTCTCGCCCCTGCCCTACCGGCTCACCGCCTACGTGATCGCCGGTGCCGTCGCGGGGCTTGCCGGGGTGCTGCTGGCCAACCAGGCCGAGTTCGTCTCGCCGGCCTACATGAGCTGGCAGCGCTCGGGCGAATTGATCGTCATGGTGGTGCTCGGCGGCATGGGCACGCTCATCGGACCGGTCGTCGGGGCGGCCGCCCTGATCGCGCTGGAAGAGGTGCTGGCGCATTACTCCGACCATTGGCGCCTCGGCCTCGGGCTGATGCTGGTCGCGGTGGTGCTGCTGTCCCGCGGCGGCCTCGCCGGGCTCGCGGCGAAGCTCGGGAGGCGCGCGTGA
- a CDS encoding ABC transporter ATP-binding protein, with protein sequence MLTVEGLESAYGDSRILFGIDLSVAKGEVVTLLGRNGMGKTTTVKSIFGLLKPRAGRILIDGEDMAGRPSHLVARRGLGLVPEGRQVFPTLSVEENLVATHRGGRGAKWSLEAVYRLFPRLKERRRNGGDQLSGGEQQMLAIGRALMTNPRLVVLDEATEGLAPLIREEIWACLRAIKDEGEAILVIDKNVDALARFADRHVVIEKGRVVWTGTSAALREAPEVKDRFLHV encoded by the coding sequence ATGCTCACCGTCGAGGGACTGGAGAGCGCCTACGGCGATTCCCGCATCCTGTTCGGCATCGACCTGTCGGTGGCGAAGGGTGAGGTGGTGACGTTGCTCGGCCGCAACGGCATGGGCAAGACCACCACGGTCAAATCGATCTTCGGGCTCCTGAAGCCCCGGGCCGGCCGCATCCTGATCGACGGCGAGGACATGGCCGGGCGCCCGTCCCACCTTGTTGCGAGACGGGGCCTCGGGCTGGTGCCGGAGGGGCGCCAGGTCTTCCCGACCCTCTCGGTCGAGGAGAACCTGGTCGCGACCCATCGCGGCGGGCGGGGCGCCAAGTGGAGCCTCGAGGCGGTCTACCGCCTGTTCCCGCGCCTGAAGGAGCGGCGGCGCAACGGCGGCGACCAGCTCTCGGGCGGCGAGCAGCAGATGCTGGCGATCGGCCGGGCGCTGATGACCAACCCGCGCCTCGTCGTCCTCGACGAGGCGACCGAGGGGCTGGCGCCGCTGATCCGCGAGGAGATCTGGGCCTGCCTGCGGGCGATCAAGGACGAGGGCGAGGCGATCCTGGTGATCGACAAGAACGTCGATGCGCTGGCCCGCTTCGCCGACCGCCACGTGGTGATCGAGAAGGGCCGCGTGGTCTGGACCGGCACGAGTGCGGCGCTCCGCGAGGCGCCGGAGGTGAAGGACCGGTTCCTTCATGTGTGA